Genomic DNA from Phyllostomus discolor isolate MPI-MPIP mPhyDis1 chromosome 12, mPhyDis1.pri.v3, whole genome shotgun sequence:
gagaaaccattCAAATGTGATATATGTGGGAAGAACTTCCGTCGTAGATCAGCACTTAATAGCCACTGTATGGTCCACACGGGAGAGAAACCATACAAATGTGAGGGCTGTGGGAAGTGTTTCACTTGTAGTTCAAATCTTCATATCCATCAGAGGgtccacacaggagagaaaccataTAAATGTGAAGAATGTGGTAAATGCTTCATTCAGCCTTCACAATTTCAGGCCCATCGGAGgatccacactggagagaaaccatatGTGTGTAAAGAGTGTGGTAAGGGCTTCATTTACAGTTCAAGTTTTCAAGCACATCAGGGAGTTCACACAGGAGCAAAACCATACAAATGTGAGGAGTGTGGGAAGAGCTTCAGGATGAAAATACATTATCGAGTTCATCTGGTGAtccacacaggagaaaaaccctATAAGTGTGAGGTATGTGGGAAAGGCTTCCGTCAAAGTTCATACCTTAAAATCCATCAGAAGGCCCACTGTGTGGAGAAACCATACAAGTGTGAAGAGTGTGGACAGGGCTTCAATCAGAGTTCACGACTGCAGATTCATCGGCTGatccacactggggagaaaccaTACAAATGTGAAGAGTGTGGGAAGGGGTTCAGTCGTAGAGCAGACCTTAAAATTCATTGTAGAatccacacaggagagaaaccataTAATTGTGAGGAATGTGGGAAGGTCTTCAGTCAGGCCTCACACCTTCTTACCCATCACAGAGTCCACAGTGGAGAAAAACCATTCAAATGTGACAGGTGTGGGAAGAGCTTTGGTCGTAGTTCACACCTTCAAGCCCATCAAAAagtccacactggggagaagccatacAAATGTGaggagtgtgggaaggccttcaaGTGGAGCTTGAATCTTGACATGCATCAGAGGGTCCACACAGGGGAGAAGCCATATAAGTGTGGGGAGTGTGGTAAGCACTTCAGTCAGGCCTCGAGTCTTCAACTTCATCAGAGtgtccacactggagagaagccataCAAATGTGGTGCATGTGGCAAAGTCTTCAGTCGCTCTTCACAACTTCAGTATCATGGGCGGGTTCACACTGGGGAGAAACCTTACAAATGTGAGATATGTGGTAAAAGCTTCAGTTGGAGATCAAATCTTGTAAGTCATTGTAGAGTCCATGCTGGTGATACATTTTACAAAGATGGAGAGAGTGCTAAGACCATCAGAGAATTGTCAGAGGAAagaaattctacaaaataatctctttttaaaaactcatgtatAATCTGAATTATTATTAAGTtttataggaggaaaaaaaatatttgttttagtaacCCAAAGTGGAACACATCTAAGTTTTGAGCAGGCCATGCAGTGGAAAATCCTTGTACATGGTACAGTAAGTGCTTCATTCAGAACTCTGACATTTATTAGCTGTCACTTAGGAGATGGTACTTAGAAAGGAAAAGAGCTCAGTCTGGCATTTAACAAAAGTACAGTGATGGCCATGCCAGAATTGCTGCcaactagaatgtaagctccatgagggcagggacttggcTGCCAAGTCTGCACAACCTTAACATTCACTGACTCTTCTAGATGTACTCAGTACTTACATgttaaataaaccaaaaagagaaaatgcacaatatatgaaatatttagaggAAGAGAACTGCCAAATAAAATTCAGGGAAATGAACATTTGTCAAAAGACAGAAAGCCACTCAGTATTCACATCCACAATATTAATATGGTACTCTACTATTGCAACTGACTTCCCTCTTCCCCACAGCGTCTGTTCTCAAGTTGAGTGATTATTTGGGGCCCTGTCTAGTTTTCCAAGGATTGTGTACAGTATAATTAGAGTATCTTTGGTTTCTCTGACAGTACAAACTGAAAAAGTTTTTTAACTttgcaagaaattaaaaagcatgttacaaaattgatttttatctATCAATGTTAAGATGGATTTGCTCTTAACACTTTGAAAGTATCACCAATGTCAGTTTTCTTAACCTTGAATTTATTGTTGATTTCTAATTCTGTGCATTTCCATCCTGACTTTGAAATGTTTGCCTTCTAATTACTGTAGCATTTCTTTTATCAAAACTTCTGAGGTAGGTTCTATGCTATCTTCTCCCCCCACACCCGTGATACATATACCAAAAAAACTAGTAGGAATTTATAATTTAATCACATGTAAATATTGAGACAAGACTGACATGTATATGCTCTTCCCTAATGGTAGCAGTAAAACATGGTTTTGGGAAAGGAATATATATCAGAATATAGGTTTTACATCTCTTTGATCTGGAAGTCCTATGATGGAAGTTCTGATTATAAGATGAAAATGCCAAGAAGATGAGCAACACATCAGTGATGTCACTGaactatttaaaatggaaataagcataCATCTATAGGGGCTtgaattttgatatatttctatattaatcTGAGGCCATTTAAATTATGACAGATAATCTGTAAGGACAGGATAAATACATAATATGGGCTTTGAAAAATCATAGATGCTCACCTtcatagcataataaaaaatttttctatgtgtgtgtttgcacatgcatgtatatgtgagAGTGTTTCTGAATGAGAATAGCATTTGATTCAGCTAACTCAGTAGATTACTTAACCCAGTGTGGGTGAGCACAAACCAATCTGTTGAGGACTTGAGTAGaacaaaaaagagggaaaagaattccttttattcaatttattagggtgatgttggtttgcaaaaccatacaaGGTTCAACGGTAAACCCAATAAAAAAACATCATCTGCTCACTGCATTGAAGAGATAGGAGAATTTGTCCCTTTTCATTTCTtggctctcctggttctcaggaaTTGGGACTTGGTCTAAATAACTAACAGTTATTCTGGGTCTTCAGTGTGCAAAGATCATGGAACTTCTTAGCCTTCAGAATTGCATGAGCCAGCTCCTTATGATATCTGCCTGCCTATATGTAGCACAGGAGTCCCAAACTGGGGAGCTGCCTAAATGTTCATGatatcccccccccaaaaaaaaaaacacccatcaGACTAGCTGGTGTGAACATGCCATTTACTATTCATATTCCATGAGAGTGTACTGATGGTGGCAGATTGATGTGATAGAGACCACACCTCCTCCAGTCTAAGGCTCGTtataaggggtcccagacaaaggcaGCACGGGTCCAGGTTGCACAAACCTATGTGTGGCCTGGAGCTACGTTACATCAATGTGAATATGCGgaaggaaaaggtcaagaagcagtcacagagTAAGAAATCATTCCCATAAGGAGGGAGTTACAATCCATTCCCAAAataatacacattccttctggctaGGGGTCCCCTGGCCAGCCCTCATCCCACAGTATATATCTGAGCTAACTACTCACCAGGTTTCCTTTATGGAACTGGCGCTGGCCAATGACCACAGGTCTTTGAGACAACCAAATGGACATCTTACAGTTTCTTGGAGCACTTGGTCAACCACACACATTGGGTAGAAGTCAAAGACAAATGCTAGATAAACAGGGATGGGGCAGCTGACCTGGACAGCATTGTTAGTGAAGATCAATCACAGGGATCAGATGGAGATTTCAAAATCTTGGAGAAAAGAACCACAAATTGTGGGGACTATTGAGGCACAGTGCCCAAAGCAGGGGCCCCACTTCCCTGTACCTAAGGGCAGTACCCCTCTCCCATTACTAATATAACCCCATTATCTTGCAAAGTGCATTATAACTTTCCTTGTTCATGTGTTTTGAGCCCTAGTCTTAGAGTTTCCATTTCCAGGATGGAGACTGCTAAGACAAGTCAATGAACATCTCAATGAGGTTGACATCACCAAAACCACATTCCAAAAAGACTGGGCTTATATCACAATGCTTACACAGCTAAGTATActcccaagagaactgaaaacacacCCACACAATAGCTTGTGCAAAAGTGTTCATAGGAACAGTattcacaaaaagtaaaaagtggAAGCAATTCTatgttcatcaactgatgaatgataAACAATGTAGTATATCCATATAATATATTTTCAGCAATATGAAGAAATTGAGTACTGattcatgctacaacatgaatgaaccctGAAGacatgccaagtgaaagaagccagccataAGAGATAATGTGTGGGatgattgcatttatatgaaatgtacagaatagacaaatccatagagagaaaaatcagtatttCCCAGAGACTAGAGGTGGGGGATAGAGTTGGGAatgaggagtgactgctaatgtgTAGGGTGGGAGGGTTCCTTGGAGCAGATGAAAGTGTTCTAGGATTAGATAGTGGTGATCATTGTGCAACTGTGAATCTTTTCAAATGTGGAGAAATGATATGTGATACCCCCTGTGTTAAAATGTAGCTGTATTAGATCAAAGTTCTCCCAAGTTAAAAAACAGTAGTACTTCTATACTACTGGGTCATCCAAATGGAGGTGAGAAAGTTGTTacacaaaaaaacctcataaacaactttttaaaaaagattttatttatttttagagagaagggaagg
This window encodes:
- the LOC114511041 gene encoding zinc finger protein 234-like isoform X1, which codes for MTKFEEELTFKDVAVVFTEEELGLLDSIQRKLYRDVMLENFQNVVSVGCHSFKHDIVHLEKEKRVWMMTAAQREGESGGKIQGEIETVPEAEPHEELSCWHIWQQIASDLTRHQDSMIKSSQFSRQSDPTSQVGAGLSINHTGQKPYQCDECKKYFSDVSNFDLHQQIHSGEKSHTCGECGKSFCYSSALRIHQRVHLGEKRYKCNKCGKEFSQSSHLQTHLKVHTVEKPFRCEQCGKGFSHRATLTVHCKLHSGEKPYNCDKCGRAFIHASHLQEHQRIHTGEKPFKCDICGKNFRRRSALNSHCMVHTGEKPYKCEGCGKCFTCSSNLHIHQRVHTGEKPYKCEECGKCFIQPSQFQAHRRIHTGEKPYVCKECGKGFIYSSSFQAHQGVHTGAKPYKCEECGKSFRMKIHYRVHLVIHTGEKPYKCEVCGKGFRQSSYLKIHQKAHCVEKPYKCEECGQGFNQSSRLQIHRLIHTGEKPYKCEECGKGFSRRADLKIHCRIHTGEKPYNCEECGKVFSQASHLLTHHRVHSGEKPFKCDRCGKSFGRSSHLQAHQKVHTGEKPYKCEECGKAFKWSLNLDMHQRVHTGEKPYKCGECGKHFSQASSLQLHQSVHTGEKPYKCGACGKVFSRSSQLQYHGRVHTGEKPYKCEICGKSFSWRSNLVSHCRVHAGDTFYKDGESAKTIRELSEERNSTK
- the LOC114511041 gene encoding zinc finger protein 234-like isoform X2; translation: MLENFQNVVSVGCHSFKHDIVHLEKEKRVWMMTAAQREGESGGKIQGEIETVPEAEPHEELSCWHIWQQIASDLTRHQDSMIKSSQFSRQSDPTSQVGAGLSINHTGQKPYQCDECKKYFSDVSNFDLHQQIHSGEKSHTCGECGKSFCYSSALRIHQRVHLGEKRYKCNKCGKEFSQSSHLQTHLKVHTVEKPFRCEQCGKGFSHRATLTVHCKLHSGEKPYNCDKCGRAFIHASHLQEHQRIHTGEKPFKCDICGKNFRRRSALNSHCMVHTGEKPYKCEGCGKCFTCSSNLHIHQRVHTGEKPYKCEECGKCFIQPSQFQAHRRIHTGEKPYVCKECGKGFIYSSSFQAHQGVHTGAKPYKCEECGKSFRMKIHYRVHLVIHTGEKPYKCEVCGKGFRQSSYLKIHQKAHCVEKPYKCEECGQGFNQSSRLQIHRLIHTGEKPYKCEECGKGFSRRADLKIHCRIHTGEKPYNCEECGKVFSQASHLLTHHRVHSGEKPFKCDRCGKSFGRSSHLQAHQKVHTGEKPYKCEECGKAFKWSLNLDMHQRVHTGEKPYKCGECGKHFSQASSLQLHQSVHTGEKPYKCGACGKVFSRSSQLQYHGRVHTGEKPYKCEICGKSFSWRSNLVSHCRVHAGDTFYKDGESAKTIRELSEERNSTK